A genome region from Sphingomonas sp. BGYR3 includes the following:
- a CDS encoding AraC family transcriptional regulator — protein MSYVDENPADQISLERLSSVACLSPFHFHRVFRSLTGESVREFVERRKLEHAIALANKGKSWKYAAAACGFASPISFTRSFKRVFGVPPSAFDLAAWWNKRGDRDDAHRVSSYFLRPAPPLDPEFKVEAMERPAARLAVSRAWGGYLHPERLIGAYNRLRNWAEKAGISASDGKISGASRDDPDLTPLSRCRYDFLIELPEGVLPPTHFSLTERKAGLWAVAHAKGGLDVVDRAWSTLFKSWLPASGLDLRDEPAEEVYLKLPEDIGWTEFDLLCCVPVDYPKD, from the coding sequence ATGTCTTACGTCGACGAAAATCCTGCTGACCAAATATCGCTCGAAAGACTTTCATCTGTTGCTTGCCTGTCTCCTTTCCACTTTCACCGCGTTTTTCGATCATTGACTGGTGAATCCGTCCGCGAGTTTGTCGAGCGCCGCAAGCTGGAACACGCGATTGCTTTGGCAAATAAGGGCAAGTCGTGGAAATATGCCGCAGCTGCGTGCGGCTTCGCATCGCCCATCAGCTTCACGAGATCGTTCAAGCGCGTGTTCGGCGTGCCTCCGTCGGCGTTCGACCTCGCCGCATGGTGGAACAAGCGTGGCGATCGCGACGACGCCCACAGGGTTTCATCCTATTTTCTGCGGCCAGCTCCGCCGCTCGACCCTGAGTTCAAGGTCGAGGCCATGGAGCGTCCCGCAGCCAGGCTCGCGGTGTCGCGGGCCTGGGGCGGATATCTCCACCCCGAACGTCTGATCGGTGCCTATAATCGGCTCCGCAACTGGGCGGAAAAAGCTGGCATCAGCGCCTCAGACGGCAAGATCTCGGGCGCGTCGCGCGATGATCCGGATCTGACGCCCTTGTCCCGGTGCCGTTACGATTTTCTGATCGAGCTGCCAGAGGGAGTTCTTCCACCTACCCATTTCTCTCTCACCGAGCGCAAGGCCGGTCTTTGGGCGGTTGCCCATGCCAAGGGCGGGCTGGATGTTGTCGATCGGGCCTGGTCGACATTGTTCAAGAGCTGGCTCCCCGCCTCCGGGCTCGATTTGAGGGATGAACCTGCCGAGGAGGTCTACCTCAAATTGCCCGAGGACATTGGCTGGACCGAATTCGACCTGCTTTGCTGTGTCCCGGTTGACTACCCGAAAGACTGA
- a CDS encoding VOC family protein, translated as MTHHTPNGIGHFDICGPDIGALQDFYQGVFGWQIMQKGPGYALAGTPAGTANGALTEAEEAKVTIGIVVADIEAALGQAVKHGGSVTMPVVDNGWVRKAMLADPAGNQITVIQS; from the coding sequence ATGACTCACCATACACCTAACGGAATCGGCCATTTTGACATCTGCGGCCCGGACATTGGCGCTTTGCAGGACTTCTACCAGGGCGTTTTCGGTTGGCAGATCATGCAGAAAGGGCCCGGTTACGCGCTGGCAGGAACCCCAGCAGGCACGGCCAACGGCGCCCTCACCGAAGCAGAAGAGGCCAAGGTTACGATCGGCATTGTGGTTGCCGATATCGAGGCTGCCCTCGGCCAGGCTGTGAAGCATGGGGGTTCAGTGACGATGCCAGTGGTGGACAATGGCTGGGTGAGGAAGGCGATGCTCGCTGACCCGGCCGGAAACCAGATCACAGTCATCCAGTCTTGA
- a CDS encoding metalloregulator ArsR/SmtB family transcription factor, with protein MKLPDEELDELLRALSHRERRMFLRLCWDEPVAAGDLAERSTLSLATVSEHLKVLRKTGLVTLEKDGRFWRYKADPRRIEAVLASLGRWRGSVNGT; from the coding sequence TTGAAGCTGCCTGACGAAGAGCTGGACGAATTGCTGCGTGCGCTGTCGCACCGCGAGCGCCGCATGTTCCTGCGCCTGTGCTGGGACGAGCCCGTAGCGGCAGGCGATCTCGCTGAGCGCTCGACCCTGTCACTTGCTACGGTTTCGGAACACCTCAAGGTGTTGCGAAAGACGGGGTTGGTCACGCTGGAGAAGGATGGGCGGTTTTGGCGCTACAAGGCCGATCCCAGGCGCATCGAGGCTGTCCTCGCATCGCTCGGGCGCTGGAGAGGAAGCGTGAATGGGACGTGA